A window of Meleagris gallopavo isolate NT-WF06-2002-E0010 breed Aviagen turkey brand Nicholas breeding stock chromosome 26, Turkey_5.1, whole genome shotgun sequence genomic DNA:
CAGCCTTGAGTGAGGAAAGACCTCCAGATCTCTGCCGTGTTCACAAAACAGATTGCTGCAATAAGAGCAGTTGAAGTTTGCCGAAGGGCACACAAGGGTGGGCTGATCACCACATTCCTCCCAGATCCCCAGATTACAATCTaagtctttaaaatattatttgaatttttactTCCTAGTTTATCTTTCATTAATCTTGCAAACAGAGGTGTTTCCACCcactctgccctgctgccttcTCTGAAAGGTGGCTGCAAGAACAAAGGTAGAAGCATCCATGCAACAGAGCCTTGGGTCCTGCTCATCCACGGGTGGTACATCATCACCAGGGTCACAGAGCCACAGATTTTGCTGAAGAATCTCCCTGAGCGACGCTTCGGGTTTGCAGTTAGCACCAGCCCTGCCACGGCCTCGCAGGTAACTCACTCCCTGCCCAGCTGCCCCACTCACATCTTGACTCTGGCCAAGCCTCCACGTGCCGCCGGGGAGCTCTGGGGCCTGCATGCCTCTGCGCACTGTCCGACAGGATGCCAGCCTGCGCCGAACTTGTCTCATGGCTTTGCTAAGCTGTCATGAGAAGGACAGAGGGACGGACACAACAACAAGTCAGCAGATGTTTTCCAGGAGTGCTGCACCAAGCAATTCATTTACATAAAAGAGGCATCCCAATGGGCCCTGCTCAACACCAGCCTCTAGATAAACACACGTTATAATGTGCCAAATGCACCATAACCATCGCTATTGAAAACACTTAAGACAGCCCCTACGACACATTTACCAAGATTTCAGGGTCCCACACACTTCATCTGCAGGACACACGCTCAAGGAGGCAGCACCACCTAGTGCCTCCTCTCCAACATGACATCCCAGCACAGCAAGAGGTCACAGCTGAGGATTTGCAGCAGGTTTTAACAAAAATTCACTGTATCTACAAGCAGCGGGGCAAGAACAAGTGTCCTATGGAGTGGTACACCTAtatttgttaaatatatatatatactaggGAAGTGTTGTAGAAGAGggtagaaaacaaaacattaccCATTTTCCATCTTAACCCTAAAGCGCTCAGCATGATGGAAAGGATGAGGGTAGAAGGGCCCCACGCACCTGGGCAGCTTGCTGCTGGAAGGGCTCACTGGGCAccccctgctcctcctgccGTGCCAGGGCAGCGGGGCTGCAGATGGTGGGCACAGGGCGGCTCCGGAAGACACACGTGTTCTTCTTGGGTGTCAGCTGCAGCACCGAGCCCAAGCACTGCATGGCGAGGTTGCTCTCCTTCTCTGTCTGCCAGGGTAAAAAGCCACGTGCAAATCTCCAGAGATCATCTCCCACCTGGCTGGCACGTGCTTCTGCAGAAGCTCATGCTGAGCTTACAGGATCGTACCCTTCTGTGGTTAAAACCAAGACACTAAAGATCCACAAGCAAACACGAGCAGTTTGgcagctctctgctctgagTGGTTCTGGCAGTAACATGAGGACATATCCACTCGACCGTGCCTTCTCATCGCTGGAAGCAGCCCAAACACCCCCAGGGTGTCCAGAACTGTTGGTATTTCAGTACTTCCCTTTCTCACTGTACAGTGAGTTTCTGGCAACTATCACTGGAGTTTAAGAGGAGGAAGGATTAAATAATACATTCAAAGGATCATCTAAAATAAGCTCTTGGAAGGAAATGAGAATGAGAATATGTCATGGAATTGCTGCTTAGGAATTGCTTTGGGAAGAGTAGCAGAAACATGCTGCTTTCCTCTAACATAGCCAGGAGACACCTGCACCATTCACAACTCAGCCTGGCTACTTTTTGACACTCGAGATCTGAGGGGTCAGCAGGACTCTGTTCTTTAGCTATTGCCCCAGAGAGACAGTGGAACATGTGGAACAGAAGGCTCAGTGCACCTTCAGCACCAGAGCAAGCCAAGGTGTTGGGCTGCCTTACTTGTGGGCTTGCCACGCAGCAACAGTGCCTGCGGGAGCCACAagtttcctgttttttcttACTAATAAGACTTGGGGTTGACAGTGCTTTTTCCCCAGTTTAGAGGGACACACTGCTCTGGAAAGCAGACAGAAGGAGCTGCTCACCGCTTCCCAGgacctctgcagctgctgctttcttctcatcTTGACCTGCTGGTTCACCCGCCGCTTCACCTCTCCCTGGAAGTGCCTGAGCCTCATTGccttcctcctctgctgctccttcagctcCTCCTCAACCTGAAATGCTGAAGCCTGGAAGAGATGAAAGCAGATTTCACATGGTTTTGCCACACTGCAGGATGGTAGCAGCCCATATTCCTGCTTCCCCTCTAAAGACCTGTAGCTACAGGCCAGATAAGCAGCACCCAGAGAGCTTCAtaacaacattttatttcaagtgtGCAAAGTGCCAGCTTGGACAACATCTACTGAATTGCTACTAGCTAGAATCAAATCTAATAGCCAGGAGCTGTTACAGAGCAACACGTTTCCTCCTTTGACCCCttgcacagaaaggaaaaacaagagcaTAGCCTAATGCAATGACTCGTGATCACCGTTCCACAAATGGATGCTCAGATATTCAAAGCCAAAGAATCAGGCTGGCCCAGGTCACGTTAATTCTCTATACAATGCCCCATATCCATTTTTCACTGTGTTGCaagagcagtgctggaagcaTATCAAACACTGCAGACCACAGCACAGGCAGAGCTACTGCTCTGACAGTGATTTTACCATCCAaagtgaaaaaattaaaaggaatgaCCTAACAATTAGGTTTGCATAGTTCCCAGTTGAAGCCACACCAGAAAATCCTGCTAACACTACCAAGGCTTAAAGAAAACCAGCTCCATTTCCTGGCTACCTGATAAATAAGTCATTGGGCAAAACCCTGGAAAAGGGATCTGCAGCGGCTGATTGTCACCAGCTGCAGGgtaattcagttttatttatttagatgaTCAGTTTCATACTGCTTTACATCAAACACAGCTATGAGGAACAGATCGAAGGGCAATAAGTGGAGCCACTGGTAAGCAGCTGACAGACAGGGCTGTGGGGTTGGTATGGGTTACATCCTATCGCCCACCACATATTTTTACAACCTCAAATTGCAGGGATGGCTGCACCCCACACCTCAGTGCCAGGAAAACGAATGGCAGCGGGACCCCATTGGCACAACCACAGCACGAAGGCGGGCAGAACTCCACACTGCTAGCAGCACTGAAGATGCCATTTCCAACTCACCATGCTCCCTGCTGGCAATCTCATTAGCAATGCTGATTGAAgacattcatttaattttttaatacgACCCACTGCTGTATGCAGGTGTATTAAACAAGCTCCAATAACCTCACACAACTCTGTCCACACCTGAAGGCACAAGGGCAAAGGGGAGGCATGAGCACAGCTGGCGTGTGGCAAACGTGCAGAGGGTGCTCTGACACATGGCAAGGGCTCAGCCCCCAACAACGACCAGCAGCTCTCAGTTGGCTTCAAAACCTGAGCCCCAGGAAAGCTCCAGCTCATTTCGAAGTTTGGCAGTGGAAGGTGCATGAATACAGAGACAATTCATTTCCATATATTATCTCAACCTTTCAGAATTTAAATTACAATATGGAAATAAATCATTGCAGAAGCACAGGAGCTTCTGTAACGTTTCGACATTAATTACAGGGGATTGAACTCCTCATCCTATACTTAATGCATTTTTAGTCCTCTTATAATAACCCGCAAAGCAGAAATCCCTGAGATAAGCACCAGAGaagattttcttcagtgtttctaATGGGGGTACTTCAGAGATTGGCTCAAAACCCTacagcatttctttattttaaatcagcAACTTGGAATAAAACCTCTGCTCACAAACATGAGGCGGCAAACAATATAAAGAGCACTGATAGGGGGCAAAACATCAGTAGTTGTTAGCTCTGTTACCTATAGTAGAGGTCAGCTGCCGATAGCAAGCCAGAAACACAGAGATCCAGCTAAAGTTACAGTGGGTGGTGTAAAAAATTAAGTAATCAACAGCAGCTCTCTATAGAATCAGTAAGGGCCTTCATCTGATCGGTTCTGAAGTCAATGTTTCTCATAAGAAATGCAGCGAGTGAATTCGGTGCGCGTAGAAGGGAGGTGGGGCTACACGGGCACCTCGGCCTCTGGGACCCGATTCGAGAAAATAATACGTGCTCccggctgcctgcagccccagccgGGGCTCGTGGCACCCCCGGGGCGGGGCGGCACTCNNNNNNNNNNNNNNNNNNNNNNNNNNNNNNNNNNNNNNNNNNNNNNNNNNNNNNNNNNNNNNNNNNNNNNNNNNNNNNNNNNNNNNNNNNNNNNNNNNNNNNNNNNNNNNNNNNNNNNNNNNNNNNNNNNNNNNNNNNNNNNNNNNNNNNNNNNNNNNNNNNNNNNNNNNNNNNNNNNNNNNNNNNNNNNNNNNNNNNNNNNNNNNNNNNNNNNNNNNNNNNNNNNNNNNNNNNNNNNNNNNNNNNNNNNNNNNNNNNNNNNNNNNNNNNNNNNNNNNNNNNNNNNNNNNNNNNNNNNNNNNNNNNNNNNNNNNNNNNNNNNNNNNNNNNNNNNNNNNNNNNNNNNNNNNNNNNNNNNNNNNNNNNNNNNNNNNNNNNNNNNNNNNNNNNNNNNNNNNNNNNNNNNNNNNNNNNNNNNNNNNNNNNNNNNNNNNNNNNNNNNNNNNNNNNNNNNNNNNNNNNNNNNNNNNNNNNNNNNNNNNNNNNNNNNNNNNNNNNNNNNNNNNNNNNNNNNNNNNNNNNNNNNNNNNNNNNNNNNNNNNNNNNNNNNNNNNNNNNNNNNNNNNNNNNNNNNNNNNNNNNNNNNNNNNNNNNNNNNNNNNNNNNNNNNNNNNNNNNNNNNNNNNNNNNNNNNNNNNNNNNNNNNNNNNNNNNNNNNNNNNNNNNNNNNNNNNNNNNNNNNNNNNNNNNNNNNNNNNNNNNNNNNNNNNNNNNNNNNNNNNNNNNNNNNNNNNNNNNNNNNGGAAGAAGGGTGGTGTGGAGGAGCTGCGTGCCCTGGGAGCCCCCGGAACATCGCCTGAAACATCCCTAGAGCGTCCCCAGAGCATTCTAGAGACAGTCCAGAGTACGACCCCAAAGAGTCCTCACAGAGCATCATTCCCACAACTCCCCGGAGCATCCTGCAGACGCCCTCGAGAGCGTCTCCCCTCAAGCATCCCAAAAACACCCTCCAGGTCATCCCTCTGAAACATCCTCCCAGGCATCCCACAAACAGCCTTCAGAGCATCTCCCTGAAACATCCCATAAAGCATCCTAAAAACGCAATCTAAACCCTGAAAACATCATTTACCGGGAGCCCATAAATCCCACCAGGCACCCCCAAAAGACCCCCCAAAACGTCCCTCCAAGCATCTCTGAAGCACCCCTACAACATCCCACTGAAACATCCCCCAGAGCAACCCAGCAGCGTTCCCAGACCGTCCCAGAGCATCTCCTCAGAAAACCCCTCCCAGCACCCCAGGAGCTGCCCTCTAGCATTCCCCAAGCCGTCTCCCAAAGCATCCCCTGAAAGAtcccccacagcatcccaccTCTGAACATTCGCCAACATCCCCCTAAAATCCCCGAAAGTCCCCCCAGATCACCTCCCTAAGAACCTCCAAGCATCCATCAGTGCTCCCCCCGCAAAAGCTCCCCCAAAATCGCTGAGCATCCTCCAATGTGCCCCCAGAGccccccagtgccccccagACGCCCCCAAACACCTCTGAGCATCCCCGGATGCATCCTGAGCCACGCAGGCAGCCCGGGGCAGCTCAGCGGCGCTGCGAGGAGCTGGCAGCGCTCTGTGGGACGCAGCTCCGGGCAGCCTGCCCCGCTCCCGCTGCCCCATTGAGCCGTGCCGGGAACTAATTGGCACTGGAGCTGGAACGCAGCCTGGAAACAGCAAAAAGGGAGCGCAGGTTGGAGGTGGGGGCAGCTTTGCAAAATGTGACCCCCCAAAAAATAAcgacagcaacaacaacaaaaaaaacacaaggaaatggGACGCAGCACCCTGCTCCCCAAATCCCCCGGGACGTTGCAGCCATCCCATGGAAACGGGGCAGAAAATTGCAAATCTGGGTGATTTCTCCCCAAACAAGTGTCAGCTCGGGCTGCCGGGGAGGCGAAACACACAGGGCTCTATTGAGAGAGCGAGggacaaataaaaaaagggaaaaaaaaaattgcccgGGCTTAGGGCCAGCAGCACGGAGGGACGTGCCCGGAGCGGGACCGCACCGCAGAGCAGGGCCCTGCAGCCGGCCCGAAATGTGGGGAGCTGCGGGCACCCCGCGCCNNNNNNNNNNNNNNNNNNNNNNNNNNNNNNNNNNNNNNNNNNNNNNNNNNNNNNNNNNNNNNNNNNNNNNNNNNNNNNNNNNNNNNNNNNNNNNNNNNNNNNNNNNNNNNNNNNNNNNNNNNNNNNNNNNNNNNNNNNNNNNNNNNNNNNNNNNNNNNNNNNNNNNNNNNNNNNCGggctctggcagcagctcctTGGCTTCCCCAGACTCTTTTCTTGCTCGCTCTTCACCTTCCCCTCGCAGCCCTTTGGTCGCCCCTGTTATCTCCTGTTACCCCCATCCCGCTGCAGCTCACCCCAAAGTATCACTAATTCCCTAAATCCCCTCCCAAAAACTGATTCTGGGGACTTGGCACCCCCTGAGGTACTAGCCCCCACCCTGGGCCTGGTGCAGGAAGGCAGCTGCTGTTTTGCACCATTTCTCTGAAATTTGGACCCATAAGTAGCACAGAAGATGTCAGACTGAGGATACAAAGTGCATTGGTTTTGAACTCCAAAAATTTATTACATGGAGTGGAGGGGGAGGGTTGAAGAAATCATTGACCTTTTGGGGAAGCATTAGAGTTCTGGAGAGGTTTGTGTGATGCTCTCTAAATCCCTCCTGTTATCCCCCCAAAAgcctgaaaaaacaaacaaatgggaTTAAAACAGGCACCCGGCTGTGTTCGGGGGATGGGGCAGGGGTTGCATCCTGGACCCGCAGCCagattttcccccaaaatttCACCCCACAGTGCCTTTTCAAGGCTGAGCTTCATGGCTGTTGGGGAGGGCGGATGGACGGATGCTGCATACCAATAGGTCCCGTGACTTTCGAGCTTGTTTAAACCCTTTCTTGCTCTGCTCGCCTCCCTCCTCGCCTTCCCCAGCTGATTTCCCCTGTTCAGTCTGGTATTTGTTCACCTCTGAGTGATGCCATCAGAGACTCATGAAGTCCCCAAATTGGTGGAGATAGGAGTTTTGGGGAGTAAAcccattatttatttatgtatttatttgtttttctctgaagaacagttttgtaagttgtttgttgtttgctttgagCTCAGCTAGTTTACATTTTCCCGTGGGGTGATGGGGACTGGTGGGTACCCTTGAAACCGGGACATGGGGACTCAGTCCCCTTCACTGTGGCTGTGCACAGAGGGAGGAGTGTTGGCTGGACAAGAGCATCCTCTACAGCTGGGGGTGTGACGCAAAAATTTCATCCCTGTGCATGCATCTTTGCCACGAGTTGCATCAGACCTGCAGTGCACTTTGCAAGGGCTGCATCAACTCCACTGTGCGTTTGGAAAGAGTTTCATCAACCCTAAAGCAACCAATGCATCAACTCCTTCCAATGCATTTTGCAGAGAGCTGCTTCAACCCTTGCAATGCACTTTTTTGAGGCAatgcatgcttttttaaaaaactccATGCAAACATTGGGGGTGCTGCAGTGGAGGGCTTCTTGGGATGCTTGCCGCAGCTCCGGGAGGGGATTTCCCCTTCTTCGGAGAGCCGGGACGCGGCGCCCGCTgtctccccacatccccaggTCTGCTGGCGGGGGTGAACATCACCAGCCCGTCGGCACTGGTGCGCGGCACGGCAGGCAAAGCGGCGCTGCTGTCAGTGCGCTACGCCAGCGCCAGCCCCGACAAACCGGTGGTGAAGTGGCAGCTGAAGCGGGACAAACCCGTCACCGTCGTCCAGTCCATCGGCACCGAGATCATCGGCAACCTGCGGCCCGACTACCGAGACCGCATCCGTGTGCTGGAGAACGGCTCGCTGCTCATCAGCCCGCTGCAGCTGGCCGACGAGGGCAGCTATGAGGTGGAGGTTTCCATCACCGATGACACCTTCACTGGCGAGAAGACCATCAACCTCACTGTGGACAGTAAGGACGAGGAGGGCGCCCAGACGTGTTTGGGTTTTCCCAACAGGACAGCTTTGTTCTGGGAGGGATTTGGGCAGCAGAGAGTTATGTGGGGAGTTTGGCCACATGAAGAGATGGTTCTGGCTTGCTTGCAGCCAAATCATCTCCCCAGTGGGGTTTTGAGGTCCTTTCCCCATCCCCTGGGTCCATCCATGTCCTGCAAGGCATTGGTGTCACCCAGGCTCCCATCATCCACAGTCCCCATCTCAAAGCCACAAGTGTTGGTGGCCTCCTCAACAGTGCTAGAGCTCAGCGAGTTCTTCACCCTCAACTGCTCACACGAGAACGGCACCAAGCCCACCTACACCTGGCTGAAGGATGGGCGGCCGCTGAACAACGACTCCcgcctcctcctctcccctgaCCAGAAGATCCTCACCATCACCCGTGTCCTCATGGCAGATGATGATGTCTACAGCTGCCTGGTGGAGAACCCCATCAGCCAGGGCCGCAGTGTCCCTGTGAAGCTCACTGTCTACCGTAAGATGTGTCCCCACAGCTGGCCATTGCTGGAAGATGCTGCTGGTTAAGCTTTTGGGGGTATTTcctcctcactgctctctcctAGGCCGGAGTTCCCTTTACATCATCCTCTCTACGGGTGGCATCTTCCTGCTCGTAACTCTGGTGACTGTTTGTGCCTGCTGGAAACCTTCCAAGAAGTATGGCTTGGGGGAATAGAGGAGACAAAGGGGATCCTTCTCCTaacccatcccatcccatcctatctTCCCTGATTCTATCCCATCCTAGCCTTCCCTTTTCCATCCCATCC
This region includes:
- the HEPACAM gene encoding hepatocyte cell adhesion molecule, translating into MLAAAPGGDFPFFGEPGRGARCLPTSPGLLAGVNITSPSALVRGTAGKAALLSVRYASASPDKPVVKWQLKRDKPVTVVQSIGTEIIGNLRPDYRDRIRVLENGSLLISPLQLADEGSYEVEVSITDDTFTGEKTINLTVDIPISKPQVLVASSTVLELSEFFTLNCSHENGTKPTYTWLKDGRPLNNDSRLLLSPDQKILTITRVLMADDDVYSCLVENPISQGRSVPVKLTVYRRSSLYIILSTGGIFLLVTLVTVCACWKPSKKPKQQAEPPPPDYTEQDEEHPKHEADTIPRGADHDRKTPLALYILKEQDTAAPQEDSSPPAGRSPGRGARRYHRSPAPARPPRSPPGSPARSRSAARLLRATGVPAIREQEEGSALEISA